From the genome of Hymenobacter cellulosilyticus, one region includes:
- a CDS encoding M56 family metallopeptidase has translation MSKASLPKPTESELEILQVLWQHGPSTVRFVNDELSQKREVGYTTTLKLLQLMLDKGLVLRDDDSRTHVYRAAVREEETQSQLLDRFVEAAFGGSAMKLVMQALGNRRTSKEELRQIRTLLNEIEEDKPETEKGGPMNWLENTLSPELVRAVGWTIVHSLWQGAIVGLALVGLLLVLRRHSAQVRYNVAGLALVIMLGLALVTFGRHYALALANHTPAAAASDIVPAGEATGLSLLQPSAATSAAVAEQSVSLLETGRQYFDQHLPLIVAAWFLGLLAMTLRLLGGLAYVQRLRHYRVEPLSEQWNERFKALAQRAGIKRTVSLLESALVKAPLVAGHLKPVILLPLGTVMGLSQAQLEAILAHELAHIARRDYLMNILQSVAEILFFYHPAAWFITACMRTERENCCDDEATAICGDPLTLAKALAALAEMGQDVYPAPRLALSAVGPDGSLLGRIRRLVQRRAAPTFSEGFMAALVVVGGLALIGLTTVVAMANPRPWPERAKELVGAVFGPENSIWSNSLPTFQGATAPTAAVAAAADDDDKKKRKSKGKDDKHVVIVRDAEDGQTLRRGKDGGTVVVKRDKKGRVTELYVDGQRIDMDEPKPKTKANSTEIIRLAPKSGTARRSGSNSNFNFDFDGRNYGMSARDQEELRSSMRRLEQDLARSSDDFHRSTAKGFVFNDGNGVEIRTGRDGVSINSDRITAKALQEAETSLREAERNETDAEARTKIREELDRIRERREEMRERQQEASEAARERQEAERERLQADRERLQADRERRQAERERAQAERERARAIREEQNHKVEEAMIDELEKDKLIKDKKYFQLVLKGNEMVVDGQKQPDAVAAKYRRLFEDGTGRTIGTNGSVVFSNTGSNRNRIYSNTTGGSSYMPEPPAAPRAPKAPRSSSLAPTPPTPPRAPRAPRNVKVNSVALGDQLRKDGLIEAGARSYQFQLNASSMTVNGQRQPEETAKRYRELLGKNDGKSFNMDVVITE, from the coding sequence ATGAGTAAGGCATCCCTTCCCAAACCCACCGAATCGGAACTTGAAATCCTGCAGGTACTCTGGCAGCACGGCCCGAGCACCGTCCGGTTCGTGAACGACGAGCTCAGCCAGAAGCGCGAAGTAGGTTACACCACCACGCTGAAGCTGTTGCAGCTCATGCTCGACAAGGGCCTGGTGCTGCGCGACGACGACAGCCGCACCCACGTGTACCGCGCTGCCGTGCGGGAAGAGGAAACCCAGAGCCAGCTGCTCGACCGGTTTGTGGAAGCTGCCTTCGGAGGCTCGGCCATGAAGCTGGTAATGCAGGCCCTGGGCAACCGCCGCACCTCCAAGGAAGAGCTGCGACAGATCCGGACGCTGCTCAACGAAATCGAAGAGGACAAACCCGAAACTGAGAAAGGAGGCCCGATGAACTGGCTTGAGAATACCTTGTCGCCGGAGCTGGTCCGGGCCGTGGGCTGGACGATTGTGCATTCCCTCTGGCAGGGTGCTATTGTAGGTTTGGCGTTGGTGGGGCTGTTGCTGGTGCTGCGCCGGCACTCGGCTCAGGTGCGCTACAACGTGGCCGGCCTGGCCCTGGTCATTATGCTCGGGCTGGCGCTGGTTACGTTTGGGCGGCACTACGCCCTGGCTCTGGCCAACCACACCCCGGCGGCCGCCGCTTCGGACATAGTACCGGCTGGTGAGGCCACAGGCCTGAGCTTGCTACAGCCTTCAGCGGCCACGTCGGCAGCAGTTGCCGAGCAGTCGGTGTCGTTGCTCGAAACCGGGCGGCAGTACTTCGACCAGCACCTGCCCCTGATTGTGGCGGCGTGGTTTCTGGGTTTGCTGGCCATGACGCTGCGTTTGCTCGGCGGGCTGGCCTACGTGCAGCGCCTGCGTCACTACCGTGTTGAACCTCTCTCGGAGCAGTGGAACGAGCGTTTTAAGGCCCTGGCCCAGCGTGCCGGCATCAAGCGCACGGTGAGCCTGCTGGAGTCGGCGCTGGTGAAGGCCCCGCTAGTGGCCGGCCACCTCAAGCCCGTGATTCTGCTGCCTCTAGGCACAGTAATGGGGCTGAGTCAAGCCCAGCTGGAAGCCATTCTGGCCCACGAGCTGGCTCACATTGCCCGCCGCGACTATTTGATGAACATTCTGCAATCGGTGGCCGAAATCCTGTTTTTCTACCACCCGGCCGCCTGGTTTATTACGGCCTGTATGCGCACGGAGCGCGAAAACTGCTGCGACGATGAGGCTACGGCCATCTGCGGCGACCCGCTGACGCTGGCCAAAGCTCTGGCGGCCCTGGCCGAAATGGGGCAGGACGTGTACCCCGCGCCCCGTCTGGCTTTGTCGGCCGTGGGCCCCGATGGTTCCCTGCTGGGCCGCATTCGGCGGCTGGTGCAGCGCCGGGCTGCACCTACTTTCTCCGAGGGCTTCATGGCGGCCTTGGTGGTAGTTGGCGGCCTGGCTTTGATTGGCCTGACCACCGTGGTAGCCATGGCTAACCCCCGACCCTGGCCCGAGCGCGCCAAGGAACTGGTAGGCGCCGTATTTGGTCCTGAAAACAGCATTTGGAGTAATAGTCTGCCTACGTTTCAGGGCGCTACCGCTCCAACGGCAGCCGTAGCCGCTGCTGCCGACGATGACGACAAGAAGAAGCGCAAGTCGAAAGGCAAAGACGACAAGCACGTGGTAATTGTGCGCGACGCCGAAGACGGGCAGACACTGCGCCGCGGCAAAGATGGGGGCACTGTGGTCGTGAAGCGCGACAAGAAAGGCCGCGTCACGGAGCTTTACGTGGACGGGCAGCGCATCGACATGGATGAGCCCAAGCCTAAGACCAAGGCTAACAGCACGGAAATTATTCGGCTGGCCCCGAAAAGCGGCACGGCCCGCCGCTCGGGTTCCAATTCAAACTTCAACTTTGACTTCGACGGCCGCAACTACGGCATGTCGGCCCGCGACCAGGAAGAGTTGCGCAGTTCCATGCGCCGCCTGGAACAGGACCTGGCCCGCAGCAGCGACGATTTTCACCGCAGCACCGCCAAGGGGTTTGTCTTCAATGACGGCAACGGGGTAGAAATCCGCACTGGCAGAGACGGGGTGAGCATCAACTCGGACCGCATAACGGCCAAGGCACTACAGGAAGCCGAGACTTCCCTGCGCGAAGCCGAGCGCAACGAAACCGATGCGGAAGCGCGCACTAAAATTCGCGAGGAGCTGGACCGCATCCGGGAGCGGCGCGAGGAAATGCGGGAGCGGCAGCAGGAAGCCAGCGAGGCAGCCCGGGAGCGGCAGGAAGCTGAGCGCGAACGGCTGCAAGCCGACCGTGAGCGGTTGCAAGCTGATCGGGAACGGCGGCAGGCTGAACGGGAACGGGCCCAGGCCGAGCGCGAACGGGCCCGCGCCATTCGGGAAGAGCAGAACCATAAAGTGGAAGAAGCCATGATTGATGAGCTGGAAAAAGACAAGCTCATCAAGGACAAGAAATACTTCCAGCTGGTCCTGAAAGGCAACGAAATGGTAGTCGACGGGCAGAAGCAGCCCGACGCGGTAGCGGCCAAGTACCGCAGGCTGTTTGAGGACGGCACCGGCCGCACCATCGGCACCAATGGTTCGGTGGTGTTCAGCAACACCGGCTCCAACCGCAACCGCATCTATTCCAATACTACCGGGGGCTCTAGTTATATGCCCGAGCCTCCAGCGGCGCCCCGTGCCCCTAAGGCTCCGCGTAGCAGCAGCTTGGCTCCTACTCCACCCACGCCGCCCCGGGCCCCGCGGGCACCCCGCAACGTGAAGGTAAATTCGGTAGCCCTGGGTGACCAGCTGCGCAAAGACGGCCTGATTGAGGCCGGAGCCCGCTCGTATCAGTTTCAGCTCAATGCCTCAAGCATGACGGTGAACGGACAGCGGCAGCCGGAAGAAACGGCGAAGCGCTACCGGGAGCTGCTCGGCAAAAACGACGGCAAAAGCTTCAATATGGACGTCGTAATTACCGAATAG
- the folB gene encoding dihydroneopterin aldolase has protein sequence MGQIALEGMEFFAYHGFFDEEQRLGNRYSVDLYVGTDLHAAGTSDDLASTVNYVDLYGIVKTEMAVPARLLEHVGHRILDRVLEQYPHVKSVKVSVAKHNPPFGGVCARSRVTMKRKRAKVQP, from the coding sequence ATGGGCCAGATTGCACTGGAAGGAATGGAGTTTTTCGCCTACCACGGCTTTTTCGATGAAGAGCAGAGGCTCGGCAACCGCTACAGCGTTGACCTCTACGTTGGCACCGACCTGCACGCGGCGGGCACTTCCGATGATCTAGCTTCCACGGTCAACTATGTGGACTTATACGGTATAGTGAAAACGGAAATGGCCGTGCCGGCTCGGCTGCTGGAGCACGTCGGCCACCGCATCCTGGACCGGGTGCTGGAGCAGTACCCCCACGTGAAATCGGTGAAGGTGAGCGTGGCCAAGCACAACCCGCCGTTTGGGGGTGTCTGTGCCCGCTCCCGCGTAACGATGAAGCGGAAGCGGGCGAAGGTGCAACCGTAA
- a CDS encoding DivIVA domain-containing protein: MKITALDIRQKTFEKAFRGLNKEEVEAFLVTLSQQWERMGDENRELRLKLEHATQEVSKMREVETSLYRTLKTAEDTGNSITEQAQREAELRVREAQLKAEQILADARQKARQVVDDAYKQAERTVGEMKTEVNGLGQECQRLEGHLEGLVRDLQRLANDTIDKVEKVKARPKTEAAAILSRAASVKVSKPDTSPETDTAMYVGSASTSSVAAVAGATAATAGGVALRDTPAARPIGPQPGSYNPKPGQQPDPGAPAQTPGPDIEPMRTPNENPGHVDPSRIYNPEPSRVPEPDSPRIEPTAPDIQPIGPGHPEITQPSPATHPGMAAAATAEKSFFDEI; encoded by the coding sequence ATGAAAATTACCGCCCTCGATATCCGGCAGAAGACCTTTGAAAAGGCCTTCCGCGGCCTCAACAAAGAAGAAGTAGAAGCTTTCCTGGTGACTCTGTCGCAACAGTGGGAGCGAATGGGCGACGAAAACCGGGAGCTGCGCCTCAAGCTGGAGCACGCCACCCAGGAAGTAAGCAAGATGCGGGAAGTGGAAACCTCGCTTTATCGCACCCTCAAAACGGCCGAGGACACCGGCAACAGCATTACTGAGCAAGCCCAGCGCGAAGCCGAGCTGCGCGTGCGCGAAGCCCAGCTCAAGGCCGAGCAGATCTTAGCCGACGCCCGGCAAAAAGCCCGGCAGGTAGTGGATGACGCCTACAAGCAGGCTGAGCGTACCGTAGGGGAGATGAAGACGGAAGTAAACGGGCTGGGCCAGGAGTGCCAGCGCCTGGAGGGCCACCTCGAAGGTCTCGTGCGGGATTTGCAGCGCCTGGCCAACGACACGATAGACAAGGTGGAAAAAGTGAAAGCTCGGCCGAAAACCGAGGCGGCTGCCATCCTTTCCCGGGCCGCTAGCGTAAAGGTGAGCAAACCTGATACCTCACCCGAAACCGATACTGCCATGTACGTAGGCTCTGCTTCCACCTCTTCCGTAGCCGCCGTAGCGGGTGCTACTGCTGCCACTGCCGGCGGCGTAGCCCTGCGCGACACGCCCGCTGCCCGCCCCATCGGGCCGCAGCCCGGCAGCTACAACCCCAAGCCGGGTCAGCAGCCCGACCCCGGCGCTCCGGCCCAGACGCCCGGTCCCGATATCGAGCCCATGCGCACGCCCAACGAAAACCCGGGCCACGTAGATCCCTCGCGCATCTACAACCCCGAGCCGTCGCGCGTGCCCGAGCCCGATTCGCCCCGCATCGAGCCCACCGCCCCGGATATTCAGCCCATCGGCCCTGGTCACCCCGAAATCACCCAGCCTTCGCCGGCCACACACCCAGGCATGGCGGCGGCCGCTACTGCCGAGAAGTCATTCTTCGACGAAATATAG
- a CDS encoding WD40 repeat domain-containing protein — translation MPLLYRPEVHKLATLSGHHDCVYALTGDPEQPTVYSAGSDGFVVAWNTDQPEQDGELVARVENSVYALRYVPGRHLLLIGHNFQGVQVIDLQQKKLVHATALPPVAIFDIAYSEARQRMYVALADGTLAVLHAQDFRLLQLLRLSEKSLRCLALHEERNELAVGGSDMLIRVLDAASLEVKYTLEGSTNSVFTAAYSPDGRWLLTAGRDAHLRIWDVANEYREQQTIIAHLFAINHVAYSPDGQFFATCSMDKSIKLWEADSFRLLRVLDKARHAGHGTSVNKLFWSGPRKRLVSCSDDRSLAVWQLVQSS, via the coding sequence ATGCCGCTGCTGTATCGTCCGGAGGTTCACAAACTTGCCACCCTAAGCGGCCACCACGACTGCGTGTACGCCCTGACCGGCGACCCGGAGCAGCCCACGGTGTATTCGGCCGGCTCCGACGGCTTTGTGGTGGCCTGGAACACTGACCAGCCCGAGCAGGACGGAGAGCTGGTGGCCCGGGTTGAAAACTCAGTATACGCCCTACGTTACGTGCCTGGCCGCCACTTGCTACTCATCGGCCACAACTTTCAGGGCGTGCAGGTTATCGACTTACAGCAGAAAAAGCTAGTCCACGCCACGGCTCTGCCGCCGGTGGCCATCTTCGATATTGCCTACTCCGAGGCGCGGCAGCGCATGTATGTGGCCCTGGCCGACGGTACGCTGGCCGTGCTGCACGCCCAGGATTTTCGGCTGCTACAGCTGCTGCGCCTTTCCGAGAAAAGTCTGCGCTGCCTGGCTCTGCACGAGGAGCGGAATGAGCTGGCCGTGGGCGGCAGTGATATGCTGATTCGGGTACTGGATGCCGCTTCGCTGGAAGTGAAATATACGCTGGAGGGCTCCACCAACTCGGTTTTTACCGCCGCCTACTCACCCGACGGGCGCTGGCTGCTGACGGCCGGCCGCGACGCCCACCTGCGCATCTGGGACGTGGCGAATGAGTACCGGGAGCAGCAAACCATTATTGCCCACCTGTTTGCCATCAACCACGTGGCCTACAGCCCCGATGGGCAGTTTTTTGCCACCTGCAGCATGGACAAGTCCATCAAGCTCTGGGAGGCCGACAGCTTCCGGCTCCTGCGCGTGCTCGACAAGGCCCGGCACGCCGGCCACGGCACTTCGGTAAACAAGTTATTTTGGTCCGGACCGCGGAAACGGCTAGTTTCGTGTAGCGACGACCGAAGTCTTGCGGTTTGGCAACTGGTGCAGAGTAGCTAG
- a CDS encoding 4'-phosphopantetheinyl transferase family protein, whose product MPLHSVTPLSDHALLGLWNLTEQPADLLQLVPRPELYSQLQPTARDEARTLQWLAGRTLAHALLSALGPGAQAVLRNDENGRPYFEQLPDYAVSLSHSGQWVAGIVATRGRVGTDIEMVRTKAQMLAPRFLSKDELANTGDEVAKHSLYWSAKETLYKLHSRRGLVFKEQIRLNPFELREAGVLTGHLLFENFRSQHQIHYQRFASDYVLTYCVEDELPPSF is encoded by the coding sequence ATGCCCCTGCACTCCGTCACGCCACTGTCCGATCATGCCCTGCTGGGCTTGTGGAACCTCACGGAGCAGCCCGCCGACTTATTACAGCTGGTGCCCCGGCCGGAGCTCTACAGCCAGCTGCAGCCCACCGCCCGCGACGAGGCCCGTACCTTGCAGTGGCTGGCCGGCCGGACGCTGGCCCACGCCCTGCTCTCGGCCCTGGGCCCCGGGGCCCAAGCTGTGCTGCGCAACGACGAAAACGGCCGGCCATATTTCGAGCAATTGCCTGATTACGCGGTTTCGTTGTCGCACTCGGGCCAGTGGGTGGCGGGCATCGTAGCCACCCGCGGCCGCGTTGGCACAGATATTGAAATGGTGCGCACCAAAGCGCAAATGTTGGCTCCCAGGTTTTTATCGAAAGACGAGCTAGCCAACACCGGCGACGAAGTAGCGAAACACAGTCTCTATTGGAGTGCCAAAGAGACGCTCTATAAGCTTCACAGTCGCCGGGGCCTGGTGTTCAAAGAGCAAATTCGGCTCAACCCGTTTGAGCTGCGGGAGGCAGGTGTGTTGACGGGGCACCTGCTGTTCGAAAACTTCCGCAGCCAACACCAGATTCACTACCAGCGCTTTGCCTCCGACTACGTCCTCACCTACTGCGTGGAAGACGAGTTGCCTCCCTCCTTCTGA
- a CDS encoding redoxin domain-containing protein produces the protein MTFRRISLIAAVALVFSALAVGVARAQDARSVSDFSLQSPTNTAVTLSSYAKNKAVVVVFVNPNCAFSKLYQNRLNALNSAYSGRGVQFLFINTPINLEATADAADSEKLKMKTTGADDYPYLTDEGQKVSTLLGATKTPEAVVLVPAGTGFVIRYKGAIDDNAQVEAYAKEKYLAQVLDNLLAGRPAGVPDKRAAGCLIKK, from the coding sequence ATGACCTTTCGCCGAATTTCCCTAATTGCTGCCGTAGCCCTGGTTTTTTCCGCTCTTGCCGTGGGTGTGGCCCGCGCCCAGGATGCCCGCTCGGTCAGTGACTTTAGCCTGCAAAGCCCCACCAATACCGCCGTGACGCTAAGCAGCTACGCCAAAAACAAGGCCGTAGTAGTGGTGTTCGTGAATCCGAACTGCGCCTTTTCCAAGCTTTACCAGAACCGCCTGAACGCGCTGAACTCGGCTTATAGCGGCCGGGGCGTACAATTTTTGTTCATCAATACGCCCATCAATCTGGAGGCCACGGCCGACGCAGCAGACTCGGAAAAGCTGAAGATGAAAACCACCGGCGCCGACGACTACCCTTACCTTACCGACGAAGGCCAGAAGGTCAGCACGCTGCTGGGAGCTACCAAAACGCCCGAAGCAGTGGTACTAGTGCCGGCCGGAACGGGCTTCGTGATTCGCTACAAAGGCGCCATCGACGACAATGCTCAGGTAGAAGCCTACGCCAAGGAAAAGTACCTGGCCCAGGTGCTGGACAACCTGCTGGCTGGTCGTCCCGCCGGCGTCCCCGACAAGCGCGCCGCCGGCTGCTTGATTAAAAAGTAG
- a CDS encoding transglutaminase-like domain-containing protein → MTNKEIKALISLLDDPEIAPQIQDRIQTLGESIIPFLEESWEESLDPQQQQRLEDLIHNLQFEGLQQRLRVWRDSGGENLLEGMWLLNSYQYPDADLQALNRAIEQLRFEVWTLLRPDMHPADQVQVLNHVLFRNHKFAANTQNFHSPANSMLHLVLETRRGNPLTLCVIYLLVAQRLELPVYGVNLPNLFVLTFQPKDKAFPAFYINCYNRGLILSRTDIEHYVAQLNLSSNDIFFEPCSHLDIVRRALRNLMLSFEKMQEPAKAIEVSKLLAILTDESGNPTDNEAGAEDED, encoded by the coding sequence ATGACCAACAAAGAAATTAAAGCCCTCATTTCCCTGCTGGACGATCCGGAAATTGCCCCGCAGATTCAGGACCGTATTCAAACGCTGGGCGAAAGTATTATCCCGTTTTTAGAAGAATCCTGGGAAGAAAGTCTCGACCCGCAGCAACAGCAGCGCCTCGAAGACCTGATTCATAACCTACAGTTCGAGGGCCTGCAGCAGCGCCTGCGGGTGTGGCGCGACTCGGGCGGCGAAAACTTGCTGGAAGGTATGTGGCTGCTCAACTCCTATCAGTACCCTGACGCTGACCTGCAGGCCCTGAACCGCGCCATTGAGCAGTTGCGTTTCGAGGTCTGGACTCTGCTGCGCCCGGATATGCACCCCGCCGACCAGGTGCAGGTGCTGAATCACGTGCTGTTTCGCAACCATAAGTTTGCCGCCAACACCCAGAATTTTCACTCCCCGGCCAACTCCATGCTCCATCTGGTGCTCGAAACTCGCCGCGGCAACCCACTCACGCTCTGCGTGATTTATCTGTTGGTAGCCCAGCGCCTTGAGCTGCCGGTTTACGGTGTGAACCTGCCCAATCTGTTTGTCCTCACCTTTCAGCCCAAGGACAAGGCATTCCCGGCCTTTTACATCAACTGCTACAACCGCGGCCTGATCTTGTCGCGCACGGATATCGAGCATTACGTGGCCCAGCTCAACCTGTCGTCCAACGACATTTTCTTCGAGCCCTGTTCCCACCTCGATATCGTGCGCCGGGCCCTGCGCAACCTGATGCTCAGCTTCGAAAAGATGCAGGAACCCGCCAAAGCCATTGAAGTCAGCAAGCTGCTGGCCATTCTCACCGATGAAAGCGGCAACCCCACCGACAACGAAGCCGGAGCCGAAGACGAGGACTAG
- a CDS encoding thiamine pyrophosphate-dependent enzyme yields the protein MGAQLAFPGRQVIALAGDGGFAMLMGELLTLKQLKAPAKIVIFNNNSLAFVELEMKASGLLHYGTDLENPNFAALAEAAGIRGIRVTDPAALPAAIAEMLAHPGPVILDAVVKRTELSMPPTIQKDQVLGFSLYTLKAIMSGRGDEVLELAKTNLLR from the coding sequence TTGGGTGCTCAACTGGCTTTCCCCGGTCGTCAGGTTATTGCCCTGGCCGGCGACGGAGGCTTTGCCATGCTCATGGGCGAGTTGCTGACGCTGAAGCAGCTGAAGGCCCCGGCTAAAATTGTCATCTTCAACAACAACAGCCTGGCCTTTGTGGAGCTGGAAATGAAGGCCTCGGGCCTGCTGCACTACGGCACCGACCTGGAAAACCCCAACTTCGCGGCGCTGGCTGAGGCGGCCGGCATCCGCGGCATCCGCGTCACGGATCCGGCGGCACTGCCCGCGGCCATTGCCGAAATGCTGGCTCACCCCGGCCCGGTTATTCTGGATGCCGTGGTGAAGCGCACCGAATTGTCGATGCCACCCACGATTCAGAAGGATCAGGTGCTGGGGTTTAGTCTCTACACGCTTAAAGCCATTATGAGCGGCCGGGGCGACGAGGTGCTGGAGCTGGCTAAAACTAACCTGCTCCGGTAG
- a CDS encoding thiamine pyrophosphate-binding protein, with translation MAKKTVSEIIVDTLMAAGVTRVYGVVGDSLNGITDVIRAREGIEWIHVRNEEAGAFAAGAEAHVTGSLAVCAGSCGPGNTHLLNGLYDCHRSRVPVLAIAAQIPSVEIGSQYFQETHPEITFKECSAYCELIGHPDQTVRCTEIAIQTALTQRGVAVLVVPGDISHQSAEAPEPRLPVLRSKATLVPGMEELRAAADLLNTSDKVTIMAGAGCAQAHAELLQVAEMLGAPVVHALRGKEYVEPNNPYDVGMTGLLGFTSGYEALMDADAMLLLGTDFPYVQFLPQEARTVQIDVRGEHIGRRARVEVGLVGDVAATLQALLPLLNHKSDRRHLEKSLDNYREARQDLDELAVGESGDTSMHPQYVARLLNEQAAEDAIFTCDVGTPTIWAARYLQFNGKRRLIGSFNHGSMANAMPRLWVLNWLSPVVRLLPWPATEALPCSWASC, from the coding sequence ATGGCCAAGAAAACCGTCTCAGAAATTATTGTCGATACGTTGATGGCCGCCGGCGTTACCCGGGTGTACGGTGTAGTCGGCGACTCGCTCAACGGCATTACCGACGTGATTCGGGCCCGGGAAGGCATTGAGTGGATTCATGTGCGCAACGAGGAAGCCGGCGCTTTTGCCGCCGGGGCCGAAGCCCACGTAACGGGCAGTCTGGCCGTGTGTGCTGGCTCCTGCGGCCCCGGCAATACTCACTTGCTCAACGGCCTCTACGACTGCCACCGCAGCCGGGTGCCGGTGCTGGCCATTGCCGCCCAGATTCCCAGCGTCGAAATCGGGAGCCAGTACTTCCAGGAAACCCACCCCGAAATCACCTTTAAGGAGTGCAGCGCCTACTGTGAGCTCATTGGCCACCCCGACCAGACCGTGCGCTGCACCGAAATTGCCATCCAGACGGCCCTGACCCAGCGTGGCGTGGCAGTGCTGGTGGTGCCCGGCGACATCAGCCACCAATCGGCCGAAGCGCCCGAGCCCCGCCTGCCAGTGCTGCGCAGCAAGGCCACGTTGGTGCCCGGCATGGAAGAGCTGCGCGCCGCCGCCGACTTGCTCAACACCAGCGACAAAGTCACCATTATGGCCGGGGCCGGCTGCGCCCAGGCCCACGCCGAACTGCTACAGGTGGCCGAAATGCTGGGCGCCCCGGTGGTACACGCGTTGCGCGGCAAAGAATACGTGGAGCCCAATAACCCCTACGACGTGGGCATGACCGGTTTGCTGGGCTTCACCTCGGGCTACGAGGCCCTAATGGACGCCGACGCCATGCTCCTGCTCGGCACCGATTTTCCCTACGTTCAGTTTCTGCCCCAGGAAGCCCGCACCGTGCAGATTGACGTGCGGGGTGAGCATATCGGCCGCCGGGCCCGGGTGGAAGTAGGCCTGGTGGGGGATGTGGCCGCCACCCTGCAGGCCCTGCTGCCGCTGCTGAATCATAAGTCGGACCGCCGCCACTTGGAAAAATCCCTGGACAACTACCGCGAAGCCCGTCAGGACCTCGACGAGCTGGCCGTGGGCGAATCGGGCGACACAAGCATGCACCCACAGTACGTGGCCCGGCTGCTTAACGAACAGGCTGCCGAAGACGCTATTTTCACCTGCGACGTGGGCACGCCTACCATCTGGGCCGCCCGGTATTTGCAGTTCAACGGCAAGCGGCGCCTGATTGGCTCTTTCAACCACGGCAGTATGGCCAACGCCATGCCCAGGCTTTGGGTGCTCAACTGGCTTTCCCCGGTCGTCAGGTTATTGCCCTGGCCGGCGACGGAGGCTTTGCCATGCTCATGGGCGAGTTGCTGA
- a CDS encoding helix-turn-helix domain-containing protein: MAISPTAEPLLLVVRTYYGLAQQELADFLGVSRGLVALVETGRRTLPPPAEVRLALLSAHVSREATCPASSLPAPAWEPLQLHQRKCLRQAQGLRQELAQRQTQTAQYQRRLQTLPALYQALLPTTPDGAETKLWLQKIETQARHGLVECGPAAQALLTVRIAALEFEAAEVGRQLAAGAQPVA; encoded by the coding sequence ATGGCTATTTCCCCGACTGCCGAGCCGTTGCTGCTCGTGGTGCGCACGTATTATGGGTTGGCCCAGCAGGAACTGGCTGATTTTCTGGGCGTGTCCCGGGGGCTGGTAGCCCTGGTCGAAACCGGCCGCCGGACGCTGCCACCCCCGGCCGAAGTCCGACTGGCCTTGCTCAGTGCCCACGTGAGTCGTGAGGCTACCTGCCCGGCGTCATCGTTGCCGGCGCCTGCCTGGGAGCCCCTGCAGCTGCATCAGCGCAAATGCCTGCGCCAAGCCCAGGGCCTCCGGCAGGAACTTGCCCAACGCCAAACTCAAACTGCCCAGTATCAGCGCCGGCTCCAGACCTTGCCGGCGCTTTACCAAGCCTTGCTACCTACCACGCCAGATGGGGCAGAGACGAAACTTTGGCTTCAAAAGATAGAAACCCAGGCCCGCCACGGCTTGGTGGAATGTGGGCCCGCAGCGCAGGCTTTGCTCACGGTGCGGATTGCAGCCCTGGAGTTTGAAGCCGCTGAGGTTGGTCGGCAGCTTGCCGCCGGGGCCCAGCCTGTGGCTTAA
- a CDS encoding DUF2268 domain-containing putative Zn-dependent protease (predicted Zn-dependent protease with a strongly conserved HExxH motif) has protein sequence MGGLNSGGTVDGNKVLIGTEIATGNPQTDVSEFTNPWLGSVFKAQAQNNIVSLNVHEYVHTQQQTNEDDMNLLGKALKEGACDFITELVIRQPLQTNYILYGNAHEKELREAFKQEMLTANYSQWLYNGSTLGAKADLGYFMGYAICKAYYAQARNKRQAIKEIIELKYADPAATESFLRQSGYYPEGWDKATRPPVGR, from the coding sequence GTGGGCGGGTTGAACTCCGGCGGCACGGTAGATGGGAATAAGGTGCTTATCGGGACGGAAATAGCCACGGGCAATCCCCAAACGGACGTATCGGAGTTTACCAACCCGTGGCTGGGCTCAGTCTTCAAGGCGCAGGCGCAGAATAACATCGTGTCCTTGAACGTGCACGAGTATGTGCATACCCAGCAGCAAACGAACGAAGACGACATGAACTTGCTGGGGAAGGCGCTGAAGGAAGGAGCCTGCGACTTTATCACGGAGCTGGTGATACGCCAGCCCCTGCAAACCAATTACATTCTCTACGGAAATGCCCACGAGAAAGAGCTAAGGGAAGCCTTCAAGCAGGAAATGCTGACCGCCAACTACAGCCAGTGGCTCTACAACGGGTCCACGCTGGGCGCCAAGGCCGATTTGGGCTACTTCATGGGCTATGCCATCTGTAAGGCCTATTATGCCCAGGCCCGCAATAAGCGGCAGGCCATCAAAGAAATCATCGAGCTGAAGTACGCCGACCCGGCTGCCACGGAAAGCTTCCTGCGGCAGTCGGGCTACTACCCGGAGGGCTGGGACAAGGCCACTCGACCACCCGTCGGCCGGTGA